The Haladaptatus paucihalophilus DX253 nucleotide sequence CATAGTGACGGATTCGGAGAAGCCTTTGACCGCCGCCGGGAGGTCGTCGCTTCCCGCGAGGTCCTTGTGGACCGGGATGAAGCCGTGGTCCTCGGCGAGTCCGAGGAGGAGGTCGGTGTTCGTGGTGTGCCACTCGGCGAACTTCCGACCGGCCGTGGCGTTCTTGCCACCCTCGTTCATCTTCTTGACGAAGTACCACATCTTGACGCCGGTGTACGGTTTGGGCTCGCCACCCTTCGGTTTCGGTAACGGAGCGACGCCGACGTCCAGACCGGCGTCCCGGACGGTGCCGAGGTACCACGGGCCGTTGATGGCGAACGGGGCGTTGCCCTCGTTGAACACGGCGGCCTGCGGGTCGTACTTCTGGTCTTTCGGCGAGTATTTCGCCAGTTCGTCGCGCACGAACCGGAAGCCCTTGAGCGTCTCCGGTTTCGTGAGGCCGAGTTCGTCCTTCTCCTCGTCGTAGTAGAAGCCGCCGAACGATTGCGCGTAGCCGCTGATGAAGTAGGGGTCGATGGGGTACGAGAGGCCGTACTTTCCGTTCGCCGGGTCGTGGTGCTCGTCCATGATGGACTGCATCTCGCTCACCGTCTCGGGCGGTTCGTCCACCATGTCCTTGTTGTAGAGCAGCGCGACCGTCTCCGCGGCGTACGGCAGGCCGAGCGTCTCGCCGTTGAACTGGACCGCCCGTGCCGCCGCGCTGGTGTACGTCGATTCTGGGTCGACCGAAAGCTTGTCACTCTGGTCCGAGAGGAACCCGGCGAGTTGGTACTCGCCGACCCAATCGTGAGCCCACTGGAACATGTGCGGTCCCTTCCCGGCGGGGAGTTTGTTCTCGATGGTCTTCTGCAGGTCCGAAATTTCGGAGAGTTGTATCGAGTCGCCGGTCTTCTCGTGGAACGCCGTCACGTTCGCTTCGAGACTCTTTTTCGGTCCCTTCGGGCGCGAGTGCCAGAGCTGTGCGGTCCCGCCGTTCGTCTGGTCGTTCCCGCCGTTGCCGTCGCCACCGTCTCCGTCGCCGTTCGACGTTTCCTCGCCGCTCGCGTCCTTGTCGTCGTCGTTCACGCTGATACA carries:
- a CDS encoding extracellular solute-binding protein — protein: MSYPRRKFLQTGGALAGITLAGCISVNDDDKDASGEETSNGDGDGGDGNGGNDQTNGGTAQLWHSRPKGPKKSLEANVTAFHEKTGDSIQLSEISDLQKTIENKLPAGKGPHMFQWAHDWVGEYQLAGFLSDQSDKLSVDPESTYTSAAARAVQFNGETLGLPYAAETVALLYNKDMVDEPPETVSEMQSIMDEHHDPANGKYGLSYPIDPYFISGYAQSFGGFYYDEEKDELGLTKPETLKGFRFVRDELAKYSPKDQKYDPQAAVFNEGNAPFAINGPWYLGTVRDAGLDVGVAPLPKPKGGEPKPYTGVKMWYFVKKMNEGGKNATAGRKFAEWHTTNTDLLLGLAEDHGFIPVHKDLAGSDDLPAAVKGFSESVTMGEPMPTAPHMNKVWDPVKNAFLKVLKGKQDAKPAFEEAETTIKQNWE